The following are encoded together in the Glycine max cultivar Williams 82 chromosome 8, Glycine_max_v4.0, whole genome shotgun sequence genome:
- the LOC100788186 gene encoding geranylgeranyl pyrophosphate synthase-related protein, chloroplastic-like (The RefSeq protein has 3 substitutions compared to this genomic sequence) — protein sequence MAPFAFATLPSSHICRLPKPTNLKFRVRCSTAASSPSSVSTRSKAAGFDLKTYCANLMVQINQKLDEAIPVQFPPQIYEAMRYSVLAKGAKRAPPVMCISACELFGGSRLAAFPTACALEMVHAASLIHDDLPCMDDSPSRRGQPSNHTIYGVDMAILAGDALFPLGFRHIVSQTPSDLVPESHLLRVIAEIARSVGSTGMAAGQFLDLEGGPNAVGFIQEKKFGEMGESSAVCGGFLAGAEDDEIERLRRYGRAVGVLYAVVDDIIEERLKVEGDGNRKNKGKSYAEVYGVEKAIEKAEELRAKAKEELDGFEKHGERVLPLYSFVDYAFDRSFSVDDASG from the exons ATGGCTCCTTTTGCTTTTGCAACATTGCCCTCTTCTCACATCTGCCGCCTCCCAAAGCCCACAAACTTGAAGTTTCGAGTTCGCTGCTCTACTGCCGCGTCTTCTCCTTCTTCGGTTTCCACTAGATCAAAAGCTGCTGGCTTTGATTTGAAGACATACTGGGCCAACCTAATGGTGCAGATCAATCAGAAGCTGGACGAAGCTATCCCGGTTCAGTTTCCTCCGCAGATATATGAAGCTATGAGGTATTCAGTCCTTGCCAAAGGTGCCAAGCGAGCCCCACCTGTTATGTGCATCTCTGCCTGTGAACTCTTTGGTGGCAGCCGCCTTGCCGCCTTTCCCACTGCCTGTGCCCTTGAAATG GTTCATGCAGCTTCATTGATACACGATGATCTTCCCTGCATGGATGACTCCCCCTCACGCCGTGGTCAGCCTTCAAACCATACCATCTATGGTGTTGACATGGCAATTCTTGCGGGCGATGCACTCTTTCCCCTTGGATTTCGACACATTGTTTCACAAACTCCATCAGACCTTGTGCCTGAGTCGCACCTCCTTCGTGTGATTGCCGAGATAGCCCGCTCTGTAGGATCCACTGGAATGGCTGCAGGGCAGTTCCTGGACCTTGAAGGAGGACCCAATGCAGTTGGATTTatacaagaaaaaaagtttGGTGAAATGGGGGAGTCTTCTGCAGTGTGTGGAGGATTCTTGGCTGGAGCTGAAGATGATGAGATAGAGAGACTGAGGAGGTATGGGAGAGCTGTTGGGGTATTGTATGCAGTTGTGGATGATATTATAGAAGAGAGATTGAAAGTTGAGGGAGATGGTGACAGGAAAAACAAGGGTAAGAGTTATGCAGAGGTTTATGGAGTTGAAAAGGCAATAGAAAAAGCTGAAGAGCTCAGAGCAAAGGCTAAAGAAGAATTGGATGGATTTGAGAAGCATGGGGAACGGGTCTTTCCTCTCTACAGTTTTGTGGATTATGCTTTTGATAGAAGTTTCAGTGTTGATGATGCCAGTGGATAA
- the LOC100788186 gene encoding geranylgeranyl pyrophosphate synthase-related protein, chloroplastic-like isoform X1 yields MAPFAFATLPSSHICRLPKPTNLKFRVRCSTAASSPSSVSTRSKAAGFDLKTYWANLMVQINQKLDEAIPVQFPPQIYEAMRYSVLAKGAKRAPPVMCISACELFGGSRLAAFPTACALEMVHAASLIHDDLPCMDDSPSRRGQPSNHTIYGVDMAILAGDALFPLGFRHIVSQTPSDLVPESHLLRVIAEIARSVGSTGMAAGQFLDLEGGPNAVGFIQEKKFGEMGESSAVCGGFLAGAEDDEIERLRRYGRAVGVLYAVVDDIIEERLKVEGDGDRKNKGKSYAEVYGVEKAIEKAEELRAKAKEELDGFEKHGERVFPLYSFVDYAFDRSFSVDDASG; encoded by the exons ATGGCTCCTTTTGCTTTTGCAACATTGCCCTCTTCTCACATCTGCCGCCTCCCAAAGCCCACAAACTTGAAGTTTCGAGTTCGCTGCTCTACTGCCGCGTCTTCTCCTTCTTCGGTTTCCACTAGATCAAAAGCTGCTGGCTTTGATTTGAAGACATACTGGGCCAACCTAATGGTGCAGATCAATCAGAAGCTGGACGAAGCTATCCCGGTTCAGTTTCCTCCGCAGATATATGAAGCTATGAGGTATTCAGTCCTTGCCAAAGGTGCCAAGCGAGCCCCACCTGTTATGTGCATCTCTGCCTGTGAACTCTTTGGTGGCAGCCGCCTTGCCGCCTTTCCCACTGCCTGTGCCCTTGAAATG GTTCATGCAGCTTCATTGATACACGATGATCTTCCCTGCATGGATGACTCCCCCTCACGCCGTGGTCAGCCTTCAAACCATACCATCTATGGTGTTGACATGGCAATTCTTGCGGGCGATGCACTCTTTCCCCTTGGATTTCGACACATTGTTTCACAAACTCCATCAGACCTTGTGCCTGAGTCGCACCTCCTTCGTGTGATTGCCGAGATAGCCCGCTCTGTAGGATCCACTGGAATGGCTGCAGGGCAGTTCCTGGACCTTGAAGGAGGACCCAATGCAGTTGGATTTatacaagaaaaaaagtttGGTGAAATGGGGGAGTCTTCTGCAGTGTGTGGAGGATTCTTGGCTGGAGCTGAAGATGATGAGATAGAGAGACTGAGGAGGTATGGGAGAGCTGTTGGGGTATTGTATGCAGTTGTGGATGATATTATAGAAGAGAGATTGAAAGTTGAGGGAGATGGTGACAGGAAAAACAAGGGTAAGAGTTATGCAGAGGTTTATGGAGTTGAAAAGGCAATAGAAAAAGCTGAAGAGCTCAGAGCAAAGGCTAAAGAAGAATTGGATGGATTTGAGAAGCATGGGGAACGGGTCTTTCCTCTCTACAGTTTTGTGGATTATGCTTTTGATAGAAGTTTCAGTGTTGATGATGCCAGTGGATAA